A stretch of Mycobacterium sp. ITM-2016-00316 DNA encodes these proteins:
- a CDS encoding galactokinase yields MSKPVEYSAPGRINLIGEHTDYNDGFALPIALPDRTTVTFRPEDTDALVVRSDREAAPVRLPLGTAPGDVGGWAAYVAGVVWALHSAGHHVPGGTMAVTGGVAAGSGLASSAALECAVLGAILSASGLTLDRVEQARIAQRAENDYVGAPTGLLDQLAILFAERRHAQLIDFRDLSVRSVPFEPEAHGVALLLINSHAAHQHAGGEYADRRAACERAAAALGVGTLRDLQDRMPQALTALPDSEDGRRARHILTENQRVLDTVAALHNSDFAAVGRLLTASQASMRDDFEITTDHIDLIADTALQAGALGARMTGGGFGGCVIALVPAERCEAVGGAVRAATRHRGHREPTIVATHAGHGAGG; encoded by the coding sequence ATGAGCAAGCCTGTCGAGTACAGCGCGCCCGGCCGGATCAACCTCATCGGCGAACACACCGACTACAACGACGGATTCGCGCTGCCCATTGCGCTACCCGACCGCACCACGGTGACCTTCCGGCCCGAGGACACCGACGCACTCGTGGTGCGCAGCGACCGCGAGGCGGCGCCGGTTCGGTTGCCGCTGGGCACGGCGCCCGGCGATGTCGGCGGCTGGGCCGCATACGTGGCCGGCGTGGTCTGGGCGCTGCACAGCGCGGGTCACCACGTCCCCGGCGGCACCATGGCGGTCACCGGCGGTGTGGCGGCCGGCTCCGGCCTGGCCTCGTCGGCCGCACTGGAGTGCGCGGTGCTCGGCGCCATCCTGTCCGCCTCCGGCCTGACGCTGGACCGCGTCGAGCAGGCCCGGATCGCGCAGCGCGCGGAGAACGACTATGTGGGCGCGCCGACGGGCCTGCTGGATCAGCTGGCCATCCTGTTCGCCGAACGGCGGCACGCCCAGCTGATCGATTTCCGCGATCTCAGCGTCCGCTCGGTGCCGTTTGAACCCGAGGCCCACGGCGTCGCGCTGCTGCTCATCAATTCCCATGCCGCACATCAGCATGCGGGCGGCGAATATGCCGACCGCCGCGCCGCCTGTGAGCGTGCCGCGGCCGCGCTGGGTGTTGGCACGCTGCGCGACCTGCAGGACCGCATGCCACAGGCCCTGACGGCGCTACCGGACTCCGAGGACGGCCGGCGCGCCCGGCACATCCTCACCGAGAACCAACGTGTCCTCGATACCGTTGCGGCGCTGCATAACTCCGACTTCGCCGCGGTCGGCCGGCTACTGACCGCGTCGCAGGCATCGATGCGCGACGACTTCGAGATCACCACCGATCACATCGATCTGATTGCAGACACCGCGTTGCAGGCAGGCGCATTGGGGGCACGGATGACCGGTGGCGGCTTCGGGGGCTGCGTGATCGCGCTGGTACCCGCCGAGCGATGCGAGGCCGTCGGCGGTGCGGTGCGCGCCGCAACGCGCCACCGCGGCCACCGTGAACCGACGATCGTGGCGACTCATGCCGGCCACGGCGCCGGCGGTTAA
- a CDS encoding aldose 1-epimerase family protein, with product MTQFELVLPSGGRPVRAVIAEAGAAIRQLSVDGVEITAEFDDRGPVPFFCGAVLVPWPNRVRDGRWVHDGRTHQLDINDACHRSALHGLLHDTAHRVLARSASSITLGAPVLPQRGYPFRLQTEVTYHLVADGMTATHTVRNVGSDCAPVAIGAHPFLAISDVPTETLTLTVNGSHHIDIDDRLIPTGRTAVPGTEWDLRGGRVIADLDLDDAWSVPTADGGSVHTLRSPDGRTVSLWADDSFGFVHVFITRQFPRAGKVVTAVALEPMTAPADAFNSGVGLRWLEPDETLSASWGIGYDDADISRR from the coding sequence ATGACACAGTTCGAGCTCGTCCTGCCCAGCGGTGGCCGCCCGGTGCGCGCGGTGATCGCCGAGGCAGGCGCGGCCATTCGGCAACTGAGCGTGGACGGCGTCGAGATCACGGCCGAGTTCGACGACCGCGGGCCCGTGCCGTTCTTTTGCGGTGCGGTCCTGGTCCCATGGCCCAACCGGGTGCGCGACGGCCGCTGGGTGCACGACGGGCGCACACACCAACTCGACATCAACGACGCCTGCCATCGCAGCGCACTTCATGGGCTGCTGCACGACACGGCGCATCGGGTGCTGGCCCGGTCGGCCTCCTCAATCACCCTCGGGGCGCCGGTGCTTCCGCAACGCGGGTACCCCTTCCGACTGCAGACCGAGGTCACCTACCATCTGGTGGCTGACGGCATGACCGCGACGCACACGGTGCGCAACGTCGGGTCCGACTGTGCCCCAGTCGCGATCGGTGCCCACCCCTTTCTGGCGATCAGCGACGTGCCCACCGAGACGCTGACGCTGACCGTGAACGGGTCGCACCACATCGACATCGACGACCGGCTCATACCCACCGGGCGTACTGCGGTGCCGGGCACCGAATGGGACCTGCGCGGTGGACGCGTCATCGCCGACCTCGACCTCGACGACGCGTGGTCGGTGCCGACCGCGGACGGGGGCAGCGTGCACACCCTGCGCTCCCCCGACGGCCGTACCGTCTCGCTGTGGGCCGACGACAGCTTCGGATTCGTGCACGTCTTCATCACCCGGCAGTTCCCCCGCGCCGGGAAGGTCGTGACGGCCGTGGCGCTCGAACCGATGACCGCGCCCGCCGATGCATTCAACAGCGGCGTCGGGTTGCGTTGGCTGGAGCCCGACGAGACGCTGTCCGCCTCGTGGGGCATCGGCTATGACGACGCCGACATTTCACGCCGATGA
- a CDS encoding TetR/AcrR family transcriptional regulator: protein MGESVEPGVSRVQRRKQRTRAALISAAQGFIAEGRLSVPVLDITQAADVGMGSFYNYFDSKEELFAAAVAEALEAHGALLDVLTADVEDPAEAFACRFRLTGRLFRRRPQESQILLANGVALLTSDRGLAPRALRDIEAAVGAGRFSVDDPQLALAVAGGAIMGLGALLSSDPDRDDARAADSVTSDVLRLFGMSAADAAEVCARPLPDLDAIAPPHSAA from the coding sequence ATGGGTGAGTCCGTGGAACCGGGCGTCAGTCGGGTGCAACGGCGTAAGCAACGCACCCGTGCTGCGCTGATCAGCGCAGCGCAGGGCTTCATCGCCGAAGGTCGGCTCAGCGTGCCGGTGCTGGACATCACGCAGGCCGCCGATGTGGGAATGGGCTCGTTCTACAACTACTTCGACAGCAAGGAAGAGTTGTTCGCCGCCGCGGTGGCTGAGGCCCTCGAGGCGCACGGTGCGCTCTTGGATGTGCTGACCGCCGACGTCGAGGACCCCGCAGAGGCGTTCGCCTGTCGATTCCGGCTGACCGGGCGTCTGTTTCGTCGCCGCCCGCAGGAGAGTCAGATCCTCTTGGCCAACGGGGTTGCGCTGTTGACCTCGGATCGGGGATTGGCGCCCCGTGCGCTGCGCGATATCGAAGCCGCCGTCGGCGCCGGGCGGTTCTCGGTCGACGATCCGCAGTTGGCGCTCGCGGTGGCCGGCGGCGCCATCATGGGATTGGGCGCCCTGTTGAGCAGTGATCCCGATCGCGACGATGCCCGTGCGGCCGACTCTGTGACGTCCGACGTGCTGCGACTGTTCGGTATGTCGGCAGCCGATGCCGCCGAGGTCTGCGCTCGACCGCTTCCCGATCTGGATGCGATCGCGCCCCCGCATTCGGCGGCGTGA
- the galT gene encoding galactose-1-phosphate uridylyltransferase — MRIEPLRWPLADGRELLFFSLPGRSAAPLPDRRVLPGRTGSHTELRLDRQTGEWVVIAALRQNRTYKPAPDQCPLCPGPSGISSEVPAPDYDVVVFENRFPSLAGDSSCGLPDAVDGFTSAPGNGHCEVIAFSSDHTGRFADLDVDHALLVVQAWRHRTAELMARPGIEEVFCFENRGEEIGVTLTHPHGQIYAYPYLTPRTATMLRQARLHRERHGTNLFARILADEVDQGSRIVARNDSFTAFVPFASRWPLEVHIYPHRFVRNLTELDDAELKGFARIYLDVLGRFDRLYDAPLPYMSALHQYTEDHAQREGYFHVELLSIRRTATKIKYLASSESAMGAFINDTTPEIVAGRLREL, encoded by the coding sequence GGCCGGACCGGCTCACACACCGAGCTTCGCCTGGACCGGCAGACCGGTGAATGGGTGGTCATCGCGGCCCTGCGCCAGAACCGCACCTACAAGCCCGCTCCCGACCAGTGCCCGCTGTGCCCGGGACCGTCCGGGATCTCCAGCGAGGTGCCCGCACCCGACTACGACGTGGTGGTGTTCGAGAACAGATTTCCCAGTCTGGCCGGCGATAGTTCCTGCGGGCTTCCCGACGCCGTCGACGGGTTCACCTCCGCGCCGGGCAACGGCCACTGTGAGGTCATCGCCTTCTCCAGTGACCACACCGGCCGGTTCGCCGACCTCGACGTCGACCACGCACTGCTGGTCGTGCAGGCATGGCGGCACCGCACCGCGGAGTTGATGGCGCGGCCGGGCATCGAAGAGGTTTTCTGTTTCGAGAACCGCGGCGAGGAGATCGGCGTGACGCTGACCCATCCGCACGGTCAGATCTACGCCTACCCGTACCTGACACCGCGCACCGCCACCATGCTGCGGCAGGCCCGGCTGCACCGAGAACGACACGGCACCAACCTGTTCGCGCGCATTCTCGCCGACGAAGTCGACCAGGGCAGCCGGATCGTGGCACGCAACGATTCGTTCACCGCCTTCGTGCCCTTCGCCTCCCGGTGGCCGCTGGAAGTGCACATCTATCCGCACAGGTTCGTGCGCAACCTGACCGAACTCGATGACGCGGAACTCAAGGGGTTCGCGCGGATCTACCTCGACGTGCTCGGCCGGTTCGACCGGCTGTACGACGCGCCGCTGCCCTATATGTCGGCGCTGCATCAGTACACCGAGGACCACGCGCAACGCGAAGGGTACTTCCACGTCGAGCTACTCTCGATACGGCGTACCGCCACCAAGATCAAATATCTGGCCAGTTCGGAGTCGGCGATGGGCGCGTTCATCAACGACACCACACCCGAGATCGTCGCGGGCAGGCTGCGGGAACTATGA
- a CDS encoding fumarylacetoacetate hydrolase family protein, whose product MSTSIIRTADGWWVKTADRATKIGTSASTTAQLLADRAAIAAATGDTVAVDGLDLLSPLTRPCRVVAQMTNFESHVKDSGMDPKTVPLTFFRKSSASISGPFDDIVKPKHVRFLDYEVEIGLVIGRDLPVGTDVTPDNLADYVAGLVITNDVSARDIQLPQTQFYEAKSYPTFTPVGPELVLLDADELARFGDLRLRLSVNGDERQNAVVEGDMLYRPLAALQSLTRFQDLAAGDLVLTGTPAGTALVAPPKPIEMIGALLPPAVKWKAFFKRQASNRKYLQQDDVITASVATDDGAIDLGIQRMKVTFA is encoded by the coding sequence ATGAGCACATCCATCATTCGCACCGCCGACGGCTGGTGGGTCAAGACCGCCGACCGCGCCACCAAGATCGGCACCTCTGCCTCCACCACCGCACAGCTGCTCGCCGACCGCGCCGCGATCGCCGCCGCAACCGGTGACACCGTCGCGGTGGACGGGCTGGATCTGCTTTCGCCGCTGACCCGGCCCTGCCGGGTAGTCGCGCAGATGACCAATTTCGAATCCCACGTGAAGGATTCGGGCATGGACCCCAAGACGGTCCCGCTGACGTTCTTCCGAAAGTCCTCCGCATCCATCAGCGGCCCATTCGACGACATCGTCAAACCCAAACATGTCCGGTTCCTCGACTACGAGGTGGAGATCGGCCTGGTCATCGGGCGCGACCTGCCGGTAGGCACCGACGTGACACCCGACAATCTCGCCGATTATGTTGCCGGACTGGTGATTACCAACGACGTGTCCGCACGCGACATCCAGCTGCCACAGACCCAGTTCTACGAGGCGAAGTCGTACCCGACCTTCACCCCGGTCGGGCCGGAACTCGTACTCCTCGATGCCGACGAGCTTGCCCGTTTCGGCGACCTGCGCCTGCGGCTGAGCGTCAACGGGGACGAACGTCAGAATGCCGTGGTCGAGGGCGATATGCTCTACCGGCCGCTGGCCGCGTTGCAGTCGCTGACCCGGTTCCAGGATCTCGCCGCCGGCGACCTCGTGCTGACAGGTACACCAGCAGGCACGGCGCTCGTCGCACCACCCAAACCCATCGAGATGATCGGCGCATTGCTGCCGCCGGCGGTGAAGTGGAAAGCCTTCTTCAAACGTCAGGCTTCCAACCGCAAGTACCTGCAGCAGGACGACGTCATCACCGCATCGGTGGCCACCGACGACGGTGCGATCGACCTCGGCATCCAGCGGATGAAGGTCACCTTCGCGTGA
- a CDS encoding ferredoxin codes for MRVTVDQDRCEGHGLCTQSAPTIFSFDDEGDLVSEYVDTDVPEDLAGAAREAIDICPVAALRGN; via the coding sequence ATGCGTGTCACCGTCGATCAGGACCGTTGCGAAGGCCACGGTTTGTGCACCCAGTCCGCCCCGACGATCTTCTCCTTCGATGACGAGGGCGATCTGGTCAGCGAGTACGTCGATACCGATGTGCCCGAGGACCTGGCCGGCGCCGCCCGGGAGGCGATCGACATCTGTCCGGTCGCGGCGCTACGCGGCAACTGA
- a CDS encoding VOC family protein, whose amino-acid sequence MAGTHNDLHSERGALPGEFADRATNPTIKIRDISWLEFEKPDLLRAEAFARAFGFQTTLRTPEELHLRGTDVGTPCVILRRGEKSRFTGVAFRAADEADVRRLANKTGAKVRPLPDTIGGSAVQLNDPSGIPVRVVAGTHELPQLPTQTPLLFNTGHETVRTNATQRPPRAPARVQRLGHVVLQSTKYVEALTWYQHNLGMIVSDFLFFPGQRERGPTMSFIRCDRGAEPADHHTLAMALGPANRYVHSAYQVSDLDALAAGGEYLRERGYFRSWGIGRHIQGSQLFDYWRDPDGFLVEHFADGDMFDNTLEPGWAPFTASGLSQWGPPVSNDFLGTSPRGARAEALSILTALPQRNEFDLHRLIGLLKVARS is encoded by the coding sequence ATGGCTGGGACCCACAACGACCTGCACAGCGAGCGCGGTGCATTGCCCGGCGAGTTCGCCGACCGCGCCACGAATCCCACCATCAAGATCCGCGACATCTCGTGGCTCGAATTCGAGAAACCCGATCTTCTACGTGCCGAGGCCTTCGCGCGTGCGTTCGGCTTCCAGACGACCCTGCGAACTCCCGAGGAACTGCACCTCCGCGGAACCGATGTGGGCACTCCTTGCGTGATCCTGCGGCGCGGCGAAAAGTCTCGCTTCACCGGCGTGGCCTTCCGTGCCGCCGACGAAGCCGACGTCCGTCGGCTTGCCAACAAGACCGGCGCGAAGGTGCGACCGCTGCCCGACACCATCGGCGGTTCGGCGGTCCAACTGAACGACCCCAGCGGAATCCCGGTCCGCGTGGTAGCGGGTACTCATGAGCTTCCCCAATTACCTACGCAGACACCGCTTCTGTTCAACACCGGCCATGAGACCGTCCGCACCAATGCCACCCAGCGGCCTCCTCGGGCCCCGGCCAGAGTCCAACGCCTCGGTCACGTGGTGCTGCAGTCGACCAAGTACGTCGAAGCGCTGACCTGGTATCAGCACAACCTCGGGATGATCGTCAGCGATTTCCTGTTCTTTCCAGGCCAGCGCGAACGTGGCCCCACGATGAGCTTCATCCGCTGCGATCGCGGCGCCGAGCCCGCCGATCACCACACATTGGCGATGGCGCTGGGCCCGGCCAACCGGTACGTGCACTCGGCGTACCAGGTCAGCGATCTGGATGCACTCGCAGCCGGCGGGGAGTACCTGAGAGAGCGCGGCTATTTTCGGTCCTGGGGTATCGGCCGCCACATTCAGGGCAGCCAGCTCTTCGATTACTGGCGTGATCCCGACGGGTTCCTCGTCGAACACTTCGCCGATGGTGACATGTTCGACAACACCCTCGAACCCGGCTGGGCACCGTTCACCGCCAGCGGCCTGTCCCAGTGGGGCCCTCCGGTCAGCAACGACTTCCTCGGCACCAGCCCGCGCGGCGCCCGCGCGGAAGCCCTGTCCATCCTCACCGCCCTCCCACAGCGCAACGAGTTCGACCTCCACCGCCTCATCGGCCTACTGAAAGTTGCCCGCTCATGA
- a CDS encoding cytochrome P450, which translates to MGNAANAPAYRRNIYARSAIVDPYPHYARLRQLGTVVWLPRQRVYALPRYAECKAALRDDGRFASGQGVALNPLTNRLSRGTTLNSDGADHDRRRKLLAHRLTPKALRTMTEAIDRQAATVVEAAVARRHVDGVRDVATALPIAVVPDLVGWPEEGRDNLIEWAGATFDSLGPLNQQWLRTMPAALSMLRFSRRVVRDRAVLPGSMGDDVLRAADAGELPRTECSALMIDYLAPSLDTTISAISSALHLFATHPEQWQTLRQDPSLVANAVNEVVRLESPLRAFSRKTVTDVELGGSLIPRDSRVLVVYASANRDEREWNEPDTFDITRDANRHLGFGYGTHSCAGQGLARLESQAILRELVARVKRINLTGEPIWAVNNIIHRYQRLPLELVPA; encoded by the coding sequence ATGGGAAATGCCGCCAACGCGCCGGCGTATCGACGGAATATCTACGCACGCAGCGCCATCGTCGACCCCTACCCGCACTACGCCCGACTACGACAGCTGGGCACGGTGGTGTGGCTGCCGCGACAGCGGGTCTACGCGTTGCCGCGGTACGCCGAATGCAAGGCCGCGCTGCGTGATGACGGGCGCTTTGCGTCCGGCCAGGGCGTGGCACTGAATCCGCTGACCAACCGGCTCTCCCGGGGCACCACACTCAACAGTGATGGCGCCGACCACGACCGCCGACGCAAGTTGCTCGCCCACCGCCTCACGCCAAAGGCGCTGCGCACCATGACAGAGGCCATCGATCGGCAGGCCGCGACGGTCGTTGAGGCAGCGGTCGCCCGTCGCCACGTCGACGGCGTCCGAGACGTCGCCACCGCGCTTCCGATAGCGGTGGTACCGGATCTGGTGGGGTGGCCCGAGGAGGGCCGCGACAATCTCATCGAGTGGGCCGGCGCGACATTCGATTCATTGGGCCCGCTGAACCAGCAGTGGCTGCGCACCATGCCCGCAGCCCTGTCGATGCTGCGATTCTCCCGCCGCGTCGTCCGCGATCGCGCAGTGCTCCCCGGCAGCATGGGTGACGATGTGTTGCGTGCGGCCGACGCCGGCGAGTTGCCGCGAACGGAATGTTCGGCACTGATGATCGACTATCTGGCGCCCTCGCTGGATACCACGATCAGCGCCATCAGCTCGGCACTGCACCTCTTCGCGACCCATCCCGAACAGTGGCAGACACTGCGTCAGGACCCGTCACTCGTCGCGAACGCCGTCAACGAGGTCGTACGCCTCGAGTCGCCGTTGCGGGCATTCTCCCGCAAAACCGTCACCGACGTGGAGCTCGGCGGCTCGTTGATTCCACGAGATTCTCGCGTTCTGGTCGTCTACGCCTCAGCCAACCGTGACGAGCGTGAATGGAATGAACCCGATACCTTCGACATCACCCGAGATGCCAATCGGCACTTGGGTTTTGGATACGGTACTCACAGCTGCGCCGGGCAGGGACTAGCCCGCCTGGAGTCACAGGCAATCCTGCGCGAACTTGTTGCCCGAGTGAAACGCATCAACCTCACCGGCGAGCCGATCTGGGCCGTCAACAACATCATCCACCGCTACCAGCGACTGCCCCTTGAGCTGGTACCCGCCTAG